The following coding sequences lie in one Pontibacter sp. G13 genomic window:
- a CDS encoding LytTR family DNA-binding domain-containing protein, translating into MSKLRVLIADDELPARNKMKRLLKKHDNVELIHMAENGFDALEHIQSLKPDLVFLDIEMPGMNGLEVAENIDLEDMPSVVFATAYSEHAIKAFELSAMDYLLKPFNEERLGQAIEKVIENRSDSALDKNKIAQILKSELAEDIKTPFSNKVPIPTRDRYKLVDYSEVVCIEVEERSVRLFTKEKSYLLNHTLDTFERKLPQDQFFRVNRSCIIGLKHVKEIVIWFGNRFKIILSNDKEVISSREKSKVLKQVLKF; encoded by the coding sequence ATGTCCAAACTACGCGTACTCATTGCCGATGACGAATTGCCAGCACGCAACAAGATGAAGCGTCTGCTGAAAAAGCACGATAATGTTGAGCTGATCCACATGGCCGAAAATGGGTTCGATGCCCTCGAACACATCCAGTCTCTCAAGCCGGATCTCGTATTTCTTGATATCGAGATGCCAGGGATGAATGGGCTGGAAGTCGCCGAGAACATTGACCTCGAAGATATGCCTTCCGTGGTGTTTGCGACAGCTTACAGCGAGCACGCCATCAAAGCTTTCGAACTGAGCGCGATGGATTACCTCCTCAAGCCTTTCAACGAGGAGCGCCTAGGACAAGCCATCGAAAAGGTCATCGAGAATCGCTCCGATTCCGCTCTCGACAAAAACAAGATCGCCCAGATCCTCAAAAGCGAACTTGCAGAAGACATCAAAACGCCTTTTTCCAACAAGGTGCCTATCCCAACTCGCGACCGTTACAAATTGGTCGATTACTCCGAGGTCGTCTGCATCGAAGTGGAAGAGCGGAGCGTACGCCTTTTCACCAAAGAAAAAAGCTACCTTCTCAACCACACGCTTGATACTTTTGAGCGTAAGTTGCCGCAGGACCAATTCTTCCGCGTCAATCGCTCTTGCATCATCGGACTCAAGCACGTCAAGGAGATCGTCATCTGGTTTGGTAACCGCTTCAAGATCATCCTGAGCAATGACAAGGAGGTGATCTCCAGCCGCGAGAAATCCAAAGTCCTCAAGCAGGTGCTGAAATTCTAG